The proteins below come from a single Rosa rugosa chromosome 2, drRosRugo1.1, whole genome shotgun sequence genomic window:
- the LOC133730025 gene encoding heavy metal-associated isoprenylated plant protein 7-like, translating into MGEENKPEEKKEGEKKEEEKKVEEPPEIVLKVDMHCEACARKVARALKGFEGVEDVTTDSKASKVVVKGKAADPIKVCERLQKKSGKKVELISPLPKPVEEEKKEEPKEPENKEEKKEEPPAVVTVILKVRMHCEACAQVLQKRIRKIQGVESVVTDVGNDQVVVTGVVDPAKLADDVYKKTRKHVSIVPKEEEKKEEEKKEEDKKEETKDGGGEKKEGETEEGKGSDDNKSFDIKRSEYWPSKYYSDYAYTPQIFSDENPNACSVM; encoded by the exons ATGGGTGAA GAAAACAAACCAGAGGAGAAGAAGGAGGGAGAAaagaaggaggaagagaagaaggtaGAAGAGCCACCGGAGATTGTGCTCAAGGTCGATATGCATTGTGAAGCTTGCGCCAGGAAAGTTGCTAGAGCGTTGAAGGGTTTTGAAG GAGTTGAGGATGTAACTACAGACAGCAAAGCGAGCAAGGTGGTGGTGAAAGGCAAAGCAGCAGACCCCATAAAGGTATGCGAGAGATTACaaaagaaaagtggcaaaaaaGTGGAGCTGATTTCACCTTTGCCTAAACCAGtcgaggaggagaagaaagagGAGCCCAAAGAACCAGAGAACAAGGAGGAGAAAAAAGAGGAG CCTCCCGCTGTTGTTACAGTGATTTTGAAAGTTCGAATGCACTGCGAAGCATGTGCTCAAGTTTTACAGAAGCGAATCCGAAAGATCCAAG GAGTGGAATCCGTAGTAACAGACGTTGGTAACGACCAGGTTGTAGTAACAGGTGTTGTGGATCCAGCCAAGCTTGCAGATGATGTCTACAAAAAAACCAGAAAGCACGTTTCCATTGTGCCcaaggaggaagagaagaaggaagaagaaaagaaagaagaggacAAGAAAGAAGAGACCAAAGATGGAGGAGGGGAGAAGAAAGAAGGGGAAACAGAAGAAGGCAAGGGATCCGATGATAACAAGAGTTTTGATATCAAGCGGAGTGAATATTGGCCATCAAAGTACTACTCGGATTATGCATATACCCCTCAGATTTTCAGTGATGAGAACCCTAATGCCTGCTCTGTCATGTGA
- the LOC133730024 gene encoding oligopeptide transporter 3 yields MASKVDPEKTNGADSEEETRTCEIEEVALVVPETDDPSLPVMTFRTWFLGITSCTILIFLNTFFSYRTQPLAISAILMQIAVLPIGKFMAKILPNKDFNLMGFKFNLNPGPFNMKEHVVITIFANCGFSGGGGDAYSTGAITVMKAYYHQSLSFLCGLFIVLTSQMIGYGWAGLLRRYLVDPVEMWWPANVAQVSLFRALHEKEHKAKGMTRMKFFLFAFAASFFYYLFPGYLFQILTFFSWVCWAWPHSITAQQIGSGYKGLGIGAFTLDWAGISAYHGNPLVTPWVSILNVGVGFAIFIYIILPLCYWKYNTFDAQKFPIFSNQLFTNKGLKYDTTKITTPQLELDIDAYDNYGKLYLSPLFALSIGSGFARFSATLIHVALFHGGAILKQSKSAVNNAKMDIHEKLMQSYKHVPEWWFLIILFFSVALSLLMSFVWRETVQLAWWGMIFAFVLSFIVTLPVGVIQATTNQQPGFDIIAQFMIGYVLPGKPIANLLFKIYGRISTVHALSFLSDLKLGVYMKIPPRCMYTAQLVGTLVSGVVNLAVAWWMLEGIENICDTEVLPTDSPWTCPKYRVTFDASVIWGLIGPRRLFGPGGLYRNLVWLFLVGAILPVPIWVLSKIFPDKKWIPLINMPVILYGFAGLPPATPTNIASWLITGAIFNYFIFKYHKRWWQKYNYVLCAALDAGTAFMGVLIFFTLQNNNILVHWWGNELDHCPLASCPTAPGIIVKGCPVF; encoded by the exons ATGGCGTCGAAAGTCGATCCCGAGAAGACCAACGGCGCTGACTCCGAGGAAGAGACCCGAACATGCGAAATCGAAGAGGTGGCGCTGGTGGTGCCGGAGACCGACGATCCTTCACTGCCGGTGATGACATTCCGGACTTGGTTCCTGGGCATCACCTCATGCACCATCCTCATATTCCTCAACACCTTTTTCAGCTACCGCACTCAGCCCCTCGCCATTTCCGCCATTCTCATGCAAATCGCTGTCTTGCCCATCGGAAAGTTCATGGCCAAAATTCTGCCCAACAAGGACTTCAATCTGATGGGCTTTAAGTTCAACTTGAATCCAGGGCCCTTCAACATGAAGGAGCATGTCGTCATCACCATTTTCGCCAATTGTGGGTTCTCAGGTGGCGGAGGTGATGCCTATTCCACCGGTGCCATCACCGTTATGAAGGCCTATTACCACCAGAGCTTGAGTTTTCTTTGTGGTCTCTTCATTGTCTTGACCTCTCAG ATGATTGGGTATGGATGGGCTGGATTGCTGAGGAGGTACCTGGTTGACCCCGTTGAAATGTGGTGGCCTGCAAATGTTGCTCAGGTTTCTCTGTTTAG GGCACTCCATGAGAAGGAGCATAAAGCCAAAGGCATGACACGGATGAAATTTTTCCTGTTTGCCTTTGCAGCCAGCTTTTTCTATTATTTGTTCCCTGGctatcttttccaaatcttgaCATTCTTCTCATGGGTCTGCTGGGCATGGCCACACAGTATCACGGCTCAGCAAATCGGCTCAGGTTACAAGGGACTTGGGATTGGTGCCTTTACCCTCGATTGGGCTGGCATTTCAGCTTATCACGGCAACCCCCTCGTCACACCTTGGGTTTCCATTCTCAACGTCGGAGTTGGTTTTGCCATCTTCATCTACATAATTCTCCCTCTGTGCTACTGGAAGTATAACACTTTTGATGCTCAAAAGTTTCCTATATTTTCCAACCAGCTATTCACCAATAAAGGCCTTAAATATGACACTACCAAGATCACGACACCACAATTAGAGCTTGACATTGATGCTTATGATAATTATGGGAAGCTCTATCTTAGCCCTCTTTTCGCTTTATCCATTGGATCAGGATTTGCAAGATTTTCAGCAACCCTTATTCACGTGGCACTCTTTCATGGCGG TGCTATTTTGAAGCAAAGCAAATCAGCAGTGAATAATGCAAAAATGGATATCCATGAAAAATTGATGCAAAGCTACAAGCACGTGCCTGAATGGTGGTTCCTCATCATACTCTTTTTTAGCGTTGCCCTCTCCCTGCTCATGTCTTTTGTATGGAGAGAAACTGTGCAGCTGGCATGGTGGGGAATGATCTTCGCGTTTGTTTTGTCTTTCATTGTCACTCTCCCAGTTGGGGTCATTCAAGCAACCACCAACCAA CAACCTGGATTTGACATTATAGCACAGTTCATGATTGGTTATGTGCTCCCAGGAAAACCCATAGCAAACCTGCTTTTCAAAATCTATGGAAGAATCAGCACTGTCCATGCTCTCTCTTTCTTGTCTGACCTTAAACTCGGGGTCTATATGAAGATTCCACCTCGGTGCATGTACACAGCTCAG CTGGTGGGAACTCTGGTTTCTGGTGTTGTGAACCTTGCAGTTGCATGGTGGATGTTGGAGGGCATTGAGAACATATGCGACACTGAAGTACTCCCCACCGACAGTCCATGGACTTGTCCTAAATACAGAGTCACCTTTGATGCTTCTGTTATATGGGGCCTGATTGGACCAAGGCGACTGTTTGGACCTGGAGGACTGTATAGGAACTTGGTGTGGCTGTTTCTCGTCGGAGCTATCTTGCCAGTTCCTATTTGGGTGTTGAGCAAAATCTTCCCCGACAAGAAATGGATTCCGCTGATCAACATGCCAGTCATTCTTTACGGCTTTGCTGGGTtgccaccagcaactcccacCAACATAGCAAGCTGGCTCATCACTGGAGCTATCTTCAACTATTTCATCTTCAAATACCACAAGCGTTGGTGGCAGAAGTACAACTATGTTCTATGTGCAGCATTGGATGCCGGGACAGCTTTCATGGGTGTCTTAATCTTCTTTACGTTGCAGAACAACAACATTCTTGTCCATTGGTGGGGCAATGAACTTGATCATTGCCCTTTGGCATCATGCCCTACTGCACCAGGCATTATAGTCAAAGGATGTCCGGTTTTTTAA
- the LOC133730027 gene encoding SNF1-related protein kinase regulatory subunit beta-2, with the protein MGNVNGREDGGGSPSAAAAEEEAGGGTSQEGHHPLPPPLGTGGGRGGGAVAELMGQSPPHSPRATHSPLMFTPQVPVVPLQRPDEMQIPNPSWMQTSAYEDISCEQGIPTMITWGYGGKDVAVEGSWDDWKTRLALQRSGKDFTIMKVLPSGVYQYRFVVDGQWRCAPDLPLAQDDAGNSYNLLDLQDYVPEDIGSISGFEPPQSPDSSYSNMQLGSEDFAKEPPLVPPHLQMTLLNAPASYMEMPPPLSRPQHVVLNHLYMQRGKSGPSVVALGTTERFIAKYVTVVLYKSLQR; encoded by the exons ATGGGGAATGTGAATGGGAGAGAAGATGGCGGCGGAAGCCCATCGGCGGCGGCGGCCGAGGAAGAGGCCGGTGGCGGGACCTCCCAGGAGGGTCATCACCCCCTTCCGCCTCCACTTGGCACCGGCGGAGGCCGTGGCGGAGGCGCGGTGGCTGAATTGATGGGTCAGTCACCTCCTCATAGCCCTAGGGCTACTCACTCCCCTTTGATGTTCACTCCCCAA gTCCCCGTTGTTCCGTTACAAAGACCTGATGAGATGCAGATCCCAAACCCCTCATGGATGCAGACTTCAGCATATGAAGACATCTCCTGTGAGCAAGGAATTCCAACCATGATTACGTGGGGCTATGGTGGGAAGGACGTAGCTGTGGAGGGATCATGGGATGATTGGAAGACAAG GTTGGCCTTACAGAGATCAGGGAAGGACTTCACTATTATGAAAGTACTGCCATCCGGTGTTTACCAGTATAGGTTTGTTGTTGACGGGCAGTGGAGGTGTGCTCCAGACTTGCCTTTGGCCCAAGATGATGCTGGAAATTCTTACAATCTTTTGGACTTGCAG GATTATGTTCCTGAAGACATTGGAAGCATTTCTGGTTTTGAACCTCCCCAGTCTCCTGACTCGAGTTATAGCAACATGCAACTTGGATCTGAAGATTTTGCGAAGGAGCCACCATTGGTACCTCCACATCTGCAGATGACGCTGCTCAATGCCCCAGCATCTTACATGGAGATGCCGCCTCCTTTATCAAGACCTCAACATGTTGTACTTAATCATCTATACATGCAGAGAGGGAAGAGTGGCCCATCTGTGGTCGCACTTGGCACAACAGAGAGGTTTATAGCAAAGTATGTGACAGTTGTTCTCTACAAGTCTTTGCAGAGATAA
- the LOC133730029 gene encoding acyl carrier protein 3, mitochondrial — protein MQSIRNSILWHVTVRMGSSPQKLMLAERGNVLKCLSRHLCASTNTDQILDRVVGLVKKFDKIESSKVTKTADFQKDLSLDSLDRVELVMAFEEEFSIEIPEEKADKLTCCADVARYVVSEAEKKSA, from the exons ATGCAAAGCATTCGAAATTCCATCTTGTGGCATGTGACTGTGAGGATGGGCTCTTCACCACAAAAATTGATGCTCGCTGAAAGAGGGAATGTGCTTAAATGTTTGAGTCGCCATCTGTGTGCGTCAACAAACACTGATCAAATTTTGGACCGAGTGGTTGGACTGGTGAAGAAATTTGATAAAATCGAGTCATCTAAG GTTACCAAAACAGCTGATTTCCAGAAGGACTTGAGCCTCGATAGTTTGGACAGGGTGGAGCTTGTTATGGCCTTTGAGGAAGAATTCTCCATTGAAATCCCCGAGGAGAAAGCAGATAAGCTCACCTGCTGCGCTGATGTTGCAAGATATGTAGTTTCTGAAGCTGAGAAGAAGAGTGCTTAA